In Lagenorhynchus albirostris chromosome 14, mLagAlb1.1, whole genome shotgun sequence, one DNA window encodes the following:
- the ENOSF1 gene encoding mitochondrial enolase superfamily member 1 isoform X1 — protein MVRGRISRLSVRDVRFPTSLGGHGSDAMHTDPDYSAAYVVLETDAEDGLKGYGITFTLGKGTEVVVCAVNALAPHLLNKDLRDIVGNFRGFYRQLTSDSQLRWIGPEKGVVHLATSAVLNAVWDLWAKQEGKPLWKLLVDMDPRKLVSCLDFRYITDVLTEEEAYEILQKGQVGKKEREEQMLAHGYPAYTTSCAWLGYSDTTLKQLCSKALEDGWTRFKVKVGADLQDDIRRCRLIRNMIGPEKTLMMDANQRWDVPEAVEWMAKLAEFKPLWIEEPTSPDDILGHATISKALVPLGIGVATGEQCHNRVIFKQLLQAKALQFLQIDSCRLGSVNENLSVLLMAKKFDSNKKSHRFSFTSPSLPYLALSGNLSSLLVPVCPHAGGVGLCELVQHLIIFDFISVSASLKDRMCEYVDHLHEHFKYPVIIKKASYMPPKDAGYSTEMKEESVKKHQYPDGEVWEKLLAAQGN, from the exons ATGGTGCGCGGCAGGATCTCTCGGCTCTCGGTCCGCGACGTGCGCTTCCCCACGTCGCTCGGGGGCCACGGCTCGGACGCTATG CACACAGACCCTGATTACTCAGCTGCCTATGTTGTCTTGGAGACCGATGCGGAAGATGGACTCAAGGGCTACGGAATCACCTTCACTCTGGGGAAAGGCACTGAAGTTG TTGTCTGTGCTGTGAATGCCCTGGCCCCCCACCTGCTTAACAAGGACCTCAGGGACATTGTTGGTAATTTCAGAGGCTTCTACAGACAGCTCACGAGCGACAGCCAGCTCAGATGG ATCGGTCCCGAGAAGGGTGTGGTGCATCTGGCCACATCGGCCGTTCTCAATGCCGTGTGGGACCTGTGGGCCAAGCAGGAGGGAAAG ccTCTGTGGAAGTTACTTGTTGACATG GACCCCAGGAAGCTGGTATCCTGCCTAGATTTTAGGTACATCACTGACGTCCTGACAGAGGAGGAAGCCTATG aaatcCTGCAGAAAGGTCAAGTTGGGAAAAAAGAGCGAG AAGAACAAATGCTGGCGCACGGCTACCCCGCCTACACCACGTCGTGCGCCTGGCTGGGCTACTCGGACACCACGCTGAAGCAG CTCTGCAGCAAGGCGCTGGAGGACGGCTGGACCAG GTTTAAGGTAAAAGTTGGTGCTGATCTCCAGGATGACATCCGTAGATGCCGACTCATCAGAAACATGATCGGCCCTGAGAAGACGCTG ATGATGGATGCCAACCAGCGCTGGGATGTGCCTGAGGCCGTGGAGTGGATGGCGAAGCTGGCGGAGTTCAAGCCCCTGTGGATTGAGGAGCCCACCTCCCCTGATGACATTCTGGGGCATGCCACCATTTCCAAG GCACTGGTCCCCCTGGGAATTGGCGTTGCCACCGGAGAACAG TGCCACAATAGAGTGATATTTAAGCAACTCCTACAGGCAAAAGCCCTGCAGTTTCTCCAGATCGACAGCTGCAGGCTGGGGAGTGTAAATGAGAACCTCTCAGTGCTGCTGATGGCCAAAAAGTTTGACA gcaacaagaaaagccacaggTTCTCCTTCACTTCTCCCTCGCTGCCCTACTTAGCACTCAGTGGAAATCTGTCTTCACTTTTAGTTCCTGTGTGCCCGCATGCTGGTGGAGTTGGCCTCTGTGAACTGGTGCAGCACCTGATTATATTTGACTTCATATCAGTCTCTGCAAGCCTCAAAGACAG GATGTGTGAATACGTCGACCACCTGCACGAGCACTTCAAGTACCCCGTGATAATCAAGAAGGCTTCCTACATGCCTCCTAAG GATGCTGGTTATTcaacagaaatgaaggaggagTCTGTAAAGAAACACCAGTATCCAGATGGTGAAGTTTGGGAGAAGCTCCTTGCTGCTCAAGGGAATTAG
- the ENOSF1 gene encoding mitochondrial enolase superfamily member 1 isoform X2, translated as MVRGRISRLSVRDVRFPTSLGGHGSDAMHTDPDYSAAYVVLETDAEDGLKGYGITFTLGKGTEVVVCAVNALAPHLLNKDLRDIVGNFRGFYRQLTSDSQLRWIGPEKGVVHLATSAVLNAVWDLWAKQEGKPLWKLLVDMDPRKLVSCLDFRYITDVLTEEEAYEILQKGQVGKKEREEQMLAHGYPAYTTSCAWLGYSDTTLKQLCSKALEDGWTRFKVKVGADLQDDIRRCRLIRNMIGPEKTLMMDANQRWDVPEAVEWMAKLAEFKPLWIEEPTSPDDILGHATISKALVPLGIGVATGEQCHNRVIFKQLLQAKALQFLQIDSCRLGSVNENLSVLLMAKKFDIPVCPHAGGVGLCELVQHLIIFDFISVSASLKDRMCEYVDHLHEHFKYPVIIKKASYMPPKDAGYSTEMKEESVKKHQYPDGEVWEKLLAAQGN; from the exons ATGGTGCGCGGCAGGATCTCTCGGCTCTCGGTCCGCGACGTGCGCTTCCCCACGTCGCTCGGGGGCCACGGCTCGGACGCTATG CACACAGACCCTGATTACTCAGCTGCCTATGTTGTCTTGGAGACCGATGCGGAAGATGGACTCAAGGGCTACGGAATCACCTTCACTCTGGGGAAAGGCACTGAAGTTG TTGTCTGTGCTGTGAATGCCCTGGCCCCCCACCTGCTTAACAAGGACCTCAGGGACATTGTTGGTAATTTCAGAGGCTTCTACAGACAGCTCACGAGCGACAGCCAGCTCAGATGG ATCGGTCCCGAGAAGGGTGTGGTGCATCTGGCCACATCGGCCGTTCTCAATGCCGTGTGGGACCTGTGGGCCAAGCAGGAGGGAAAG ccTCTGTGGAAGTTACTTGTTGACATG GACCCCAGGAAGCTGGTATCCTGCCTAGATTTTAGGTACATCACTGACGTCCTGACAGAGGAGGAAGCCTATG aaatcCTGCAGAAAGGTCAAGTTGGGAAAAAAGAGCGAG AAGAACAAATGCTGGCGCACGGCTACCCCGCCTACACCACGTCGTGCGCCTGGCTGGGCTACTCGGACACCACGCTGAAGCAG CTCTGCAGCAAGGCGCTGGAGGACGGCTGGACCAG GTTTAAGGTAAAAGTTGGTGCTGATCTCCAGGATGACATCCGTAGATGCCGACTCATCAGAAACATGATCGGCCCTGAGAAGACGCTG ATGATGGATGCCAACCAGCGCTGGGATGTGCCTGAGGCCGTGGAGTGGATGGCGAAGCTGGCGGAGTTCAAGCCCCTGTGGATTGAGGAGCCCACCTCCCCTGATGACATTCTGGGGCATGCCACCATTTCCAAG GCACTGGTCCCCCTGGGAATTGGCGTTGCCACCGGAGAACAG TGCCACAATAGAGTGATATTTAAGCAACTCCTACAGGCAAAAGCCCTGCAGTTTCTCCAGATCGACAGCTGCAGGCTGGGGAGTGTAAATGAGAACCTCTCAGTGCTGCTGATGGCCAAAAAGTTTGACA TTCCTGTGTGCCCGCATGCTGGTGGAGTTGGCCTCTGTGAACTGGTGCAGCACCTGATTATATTTGACTTCATATCAGTCTCTGCAAGCCTCAAAGACAG GATGTGTGAATACGTCGACCACCTGCACGAGCACTTCAAGTACCCCGTGATAATCAAGAAGGCTTCCTACATGCCTCCTAAG GATGCTGGTTATTcaacagaaatgaaggaggagTCTGTAAAGAAACACCAGTATCCAGATGGTGAAGTTTGGGAGAAGCTCCTTGCTGCTCAAGGGAATTAG